CTCCTCATATTCCGATTGTGCGCAGCCATGATCGGAAAGACCAGAGCATGGTCCTGCATCCGCCCGCAGCATGGACACGGGCCAACGGCAGGCGTGCAAAATCATCGGCGAACCGAAGAGGATGCCCGGCCAAGCCCGGTCAGAAATCGACCGCGATGCCCTTTCGCTCCCAATCGCCATAGCGGACCGGGCTCAGTTCCTCGTCCAGCACCGGCTGCTGATCAAGCGGATCGGGTTGCGGCACGGGCGGGTTCTTGGAGAGATGCTCGGGGGCCTTCACATGCGCCGGGCGCTTGCCGTTGAAATGTCCCATGGCGGGCCTTTCGATTGCGGAGCGCGCGTGGCGCTCCCATATTCCGGTGAGGCCCGCTATCTGGGCCGCAAAGGAGCGATGTGCAAGTGAGTGGTTTTCGCACGGTGATGCTGTTGTCGGCGCTGACGGCGCTGTTCATGGCGCTGGGCTATACGCTGGGCGGCAGCGGCGGCGCGGTGATCGCCCTAATGGTGGCGGCGGGGATGAACCTGTTCACCTTCTGGAATGCCGACACGATCGTACTCCGCATGCACAATGCGCGCGAGGTGGACGCGCAGAGCGCGCCCGAATTTTACGGCCTGGTCCAGGCGCTGAGCCAGCGCGCCGGCCTGCCGATGCCGCGCGTCTATGTGATCGACCAGGACGCGCCCAACGCCTTTGCCACCGGCCGCAATCCGCAAAATGCCGCCGTGGCGGCGACCACCGGCCTGCTCAACATGCTGACCCGC
The sequence above is drawn from the Sphingobium sp. AP49 genome and encodes:
- a CDS encoding DUF1674 domain-containing protein, whose translation is MGHFNGKRPAHVKAPEHLSKNPPVPQPDPLDQQPVLDEELSPVRYGDWERKGIAVDF